One region of Carya illinoinensis cultivar Pawnee chromosome 8, C.illinoinensisPawnee_v1, whole genome shotgun sequence genomic DNA includes:
- the LOC122318557 gene encoding transcription factor BHLH42-like, giving the protein MAAPPSSRLQSMLQAAVQSVQWTYSLFWQFCPQQGILVWADGYYNGAIKTRKTVQPMEVSTEEASLQRSQQLRELYDSLSAAETNQPARRPCAALSPEDLTESEWFYLMCVSFSFSPGVGLPGKAYAKRQHVWLTGANDVDSKTFSRAILAKSARIQTVLCIPLLDGVVEFGTTEKVQEDLALIEQVKSFFTGHPHQPHPPKPALSEHSTSNPATSSDHPSFHSPSVPVMYPVADVPVNTNNPEEDEEEEEEEEEDGESDSEIETGRNNRHITTATNPQAAAAAEPSELMQLEMSEDIRLGSPDDGSNNMDSDFHMLGVGQSGNPTNQQRQADSYRAESTRRWPLSQQDPLLGSGIQQPPSGTTAPLEDLAQEDTHYSQTVSTIVQSQTSRWAKSASPDYISYSTQSAFTKWTTAVDHHLRIPIDQSTSQWLLKYVLLSIPFLHTKYRDENSPKLRDADSTMTRFKKGTPQDELSANHVLAERRRREKLNERFIILRSLVPFVTKMDKASILGDTIEYLKQLRKKIHDLEAHNRQMEVDQRSRSSLGDLQRSNSLGDLQRSTSSLKEQRSGVTVVDRAHVGMDNRVQVVQPGPEKRKLRIVEGRSGCAKAKTVDSPPPPPSPTSMETMVEVSIIESEGLLELQCPYKEGLLLDVMQTLRELRIETTTVQSSLTNGFFVAELRAKVKDNVNGKKRSIVEVKRAINQIIPHNDS; this is encoded by the exons ATGGCTGCACCGCCAAGTAGCCGGCTTCAGAGTATGCTGCAGGCGGCGGTGCAATCCGTTCAATGGACATACAGTCTGTTCTGGCAATTCTGTCCACAACAAGG GATCTTAGTTTGGGCAGATGGGTATTACAATGGAGCAATCAAGACTCGGAAGACGGTGCAACCCATGGAGGTTAGTACCGAGGAGGCATCTCTTCAGAGAAGTCAGCAGCTTAGAGAGCTCTACGATTCTTTGTCCGCCGCAGAGACAAACCAGCCGGCACGGCGACCTTGTGCAGCCTTGTCACCGGAGGACTTGACCGAGTCGGAATGGTTCTACTTGATGTGtgtctctttctctttctccccAGGTGTGGG GTTACCTGGAAAGGCATATGCAAAGCGGCAGCACGTATGGCTCACCGGTGCAAATGATGTCGACAGCAAAACTTTTTCTAGAGCCATTCTTGCCAAG AGTGCGCGCATTCAG ACAGTGTTATGCATTCCCCTCTTGGATGGCGTCGTGGAATTTGGCACAACAGAAAAG GTGCAAGAAGACCTTGCGTTGATCGAACAAGTCAAGAGTTTCTTCACCGGACACCCCCACCAACCTCACCCGCCAAAGCCCGCTCTCTCCGAGCACTCCACTTCCAATCCGGCGACGTCGTCCGATCACCCCAGCTTCCACTCTCCTTCCGTCCCGGTCATGTACCCAGTGGCAGACGTTCCTGTCAACACAAATAATCCAGAAGAAgacgaggaagaggaggaagaggaggaggaggacggCGAGTCCGACTCGGAAATCGAAACCGGCCGTAACAACCGTCACATTACGACGGCCACAAACCCCCAAGCAGCAGCAGCGGCCGAGCCGAGCGAGCTCATGCAGCTGGAGATGTCTGAGGACATCCGGCTGGGTTCCCCAGACGATGGGTCCAACAATATGGACTCGGATTTTCACATGCTTGGCGTGGGCCAATCGGGCAATCCAACGAATCAGCAGCGCCAGGCTGACTCGTACAGAGCAGAGTCAACTCGAAGGTGGCCATTGTCGCAACAAGATCCGTTATTGGGCAGTGGGATTCAGCAACCACCTTCAG GAACTACTGCTCCACTGGAAGACTTGGCACAAGAGGACACCCACTACTCCCAAACAGTGTCCACAATTGTCCAAAGCCAAACCAGCCGATGGGCCAAGTCAGCATCCCCCGACTACATCTCTTACTCCACCCAATCAGCATTTACCAAGTGGACAACCGCAGTGGACCACCACCTCCGCATCCCAATTGACCAGAGCACATCCCAATGGCTCCTGAAGTACGTTCTCCTCAGCATTCCATTccttcacaccaagtatcgtgACGAAAACTCCCCCAAATTACGAGATGCCGACTCCACAATGACTCGTTTCAAAAAGGGGACCCCCCAAGATGAGCTCAGCGCCAACCACGTCCTAGCCGAGCGCCGCCGCCGAGAAAAGCTCAACGAAAGGTTCATCATACTAAGGTCCTTGGTGCCATTCGTGACCAAAATGGACAAAGCCTCCATATTGGGTGACACCATTGAGTACTTGAAACAATTACGTAAAaaaattcatgacttggaggcACATAACCGGCAGATGGAGGTCGATCAACGGTCCAGATCATCATTGGGGGACCTACAAAGGTCGAATAGCTTAGGGGACCTACAAAGATCTACTAGTAGTTTGAAGGAGCAAAGGAGTGGGGTAACAGTGGTGGACCGTGCCCATGTGGGAATGGATAATCGGGTTCAGGTTGTTCAACCCGGGCCGGAGAAGAGGAAGTTGAGGATTGTGGAGGGCAGAAGTGGCTGTGCAAAAGCCAAGACTGTGGATTCGCCACCACCTCCTCCATCACCGACATCGATGGAGACGATGGTAGAGGTGTCGATCATAGAGAGTGAAGGATTGTTGGAACTCCAATGCCCGTACAAGGAAGGATTGTTACTTGACGTCATGCAAACGCTCCGAGAACTCCGGATTGAGACCACAACGGTTCAGTCTTCATTAACCAATGGGTTTTTTGTAGCTGAATTGAGAGCCAAG GTGAAGGACAAtgttaatgggaagaaaagaagCATTGTGGAGGTGAAGAGGGCAATAAATCAAATCATACCCCACAATGACTCTTAG